Below is a window of Pochonia chlamydosporia 170 chromosome 7, whole genome shotgun sequence DNA.
TTCTGCTACACAATCgaccttgacagcttcaacaacgcCACTCCTTCACAGCCCATTGCAAATCAATCAGTCGGCATTAGAGAGCCATGTTTTCCCGAAGCGTTGCATCCGTACGTACCAAATTCCAGAGCCTACTGCCCTGTTTTCTCACCACTTTTTAACATGAGCACGCATCTAGAATATCTTGCGGCAGGCCTCTCGCCCAGCTGTCCGAGCGCCCGTCTCCTTCCGAGCTCCCATCTCGCCGCTAACGCCCTTCCAAATCCGTCTCCTGTCCGACACAACTCGCTCTGCCATCGACAAGGCCGTCGCTTCGGCCCCTGTTGTGCTGTTCATGAAGGGAACTCCCGAGATGCCCCAGTGCGGCTTCTCCGCCACTGTCATCAAGATCCTCGGCATGCAGGGCGTCAACCCGGAAAAGTTTGCCGCCTTTAACGTCCTCGAGGACTCGGAGCTTCGCGAGGGTATCAAGGAGTATTCTGACTGGCCGACTATCCCCCAGCTGTACGTGGACAAGGAGTTTGTCGGCGGCTGTGATATCCTGAGGACGATGCATACAAATGGcgagttggccaagttttTCGAGGATAAGGAGGTCCTGGTCTTGGAGGGCGATGCCTAGATCTTCATGATGGGGACGTcaagaaaaaagaaaatgtaCCCTGTGTGACGATTTAGATGGCTTGGGGACCGTGTACGATATATATACATTGACTGTGATACCAGGTCGAATATAGGCAGGCTCAATATATTATAACTATCAATCTAGTTTTTGCCAACCTTCAAGTTGTGTTGGCTTGGATATTTTGTGAAAAAGGGCAAGTTTACAGAGGATATGCGGCACCATCAGCTCGCATATCACTTCCTGCGGACCAAATGCCCGTCCCCTCCACGGGATCAACTACATAACGAATAACCTGGCCGCGACCAAACAATCCTCTTCCGGTACCAGAAACCACACTTACTTGGTGACCTAGCTTTTTCAACCCCTCGATGGTCTCCTCTGGCATGCCCTCTTCCACATTTACAGTCCAGTCGATTCCCTCGCCACTCTCGGGCAGACCGCCACCGATGCAGATTCTGGGAGCATCAAGAGCCTGTTGGGGGTTCAATTGGCCCACGAGCTGACCTAGAAGGACCTGAACATGGCCCTGAGGCTGCATGAACCCTCCCATAACGCCGAACGAGGAGTGCAGCGACCCGTCTCGTAGGTTGGTTACCATTCCGGGAATGATGGTATGGTATGGCCTCTTTCTGGGCTCAATCTTGTTTGGATGGTCTGCATCCAGTGAGAAGTTGGCTCCTCGGTTCTGTAGTGTGAATCCACAGCCCTTGGGGATGATGCTGGTTCCGAAACCCGCGTAGTTGGAATTGATGAAGGAAGCAGCGTTGCCTTGAGAGTCAGTGACGGTGAAATATACAGTGTCACTGCTGGACAAGGCGGGCGAAACGAATGGGGGATCGCCGTGATCATGCACCTGGACTGCCTTTGTGGGATCAAAGAGTTTAGCTCGCTGGGCAAGATACTCTTGCGAGATCAACCCTTGAACAGGTACCTTGGTGACGTTTGGATCCGTGACGAACCAGCTGCCATCCGCAAAGCCCAGTCTCAGCGCTTCTATAATGGCGTGCAGGTAAGGGGCTGAGTTGAAGTCTTCTGGCCTAAACGTAGGGATCTTGCCCTGTTTCTCCAATTCTTGAATTATGCCGAGGGCCATCAAGGCGACAATCCCTTGGCCATTGGGAGGATGTTCCCAGAGCTCCACGCCATCCTCGGAGCCAGCACCTTGACCTTGGAACTTGAGAGAAATGGGCTCGACTGGTTCACTGCCCACTTCTAGATGATGCTTCAAGTCCTCAAGTTCCAACAAGCCACCTAGGCTTTGCACAACTTTGACTAGTTCTTGGGCAATTCTACCTTCGTAGAAAcctttctttccttcctcGGCGAGAGTGCGGAACGTCTTGGCCAAAGTTGGATTCTTCATGATCTCGCCGGCGCGAGGAGCTCGAACGCCACCTTCTGCGTTGGGGTCATTTTTGAGCATTTCAGCAAAGTTGGGCGATGCCTCTTTGATGCGAGCCTCGGAAACAGACCACTGTATTTGGTGGTATTAGTCAGTATATGAGAGCGGTACAAATGCACGAGTCTGGGGATGCTTCATAGATGTTAGACGCATAACTTACAGAATGGGCGGCTACTTCAGACACTGGGAACCCCTTCTCGCCAAGTTCGATGGCCGAGGCCAGGATACGCTTCATATCGACTTTGCCGCTGCCAAACCTCTCAACGGCATCGATCCATCCAGCTGCGGCACCGGGAACAGTGACTGCATGGGCACTAGTCTTGGGGATTTCGGCACCTCGCTTGCTGTCAGGGAGGTTGAGACCTTTGCGGACGGCATCGAGCGTCGACTTGGCGCCTGCACGGCCAGAGCCGTTCATTGCCTTGACCTGCTTGGAGGACGCATCCCAGAAGAGGATGAACATGTCGCCACCAATGCCTGTTGAGCATGGCTCTGTCATGTTGAGACCAGCGGCTGCGTTCCGTAGTTAGTGATTGCTGTGTGAGATGTGCCATTCATATGATGGAGGGTCTTCTCATACCAACTGCCACTGCGGCATCCTTCAGGTTGGGTTAGCATATATTTTGGGTAAAGTTTGGAGATGAATGTATAGAATCGAGGAAGGAAGCATTCTGGAACATACAACCGCATTACCGCCTGCTCGAAGCACATCAAGACCACATTTCGCCGCGAGTGGTTGCGTACAGGCGACGATGCCCTCGGTGCTGTGGACGACGCTTCTTCGGGAGGGGAACTTGAAGAGGTCCGGGTTTTGGTAGACGGATGAAGTGGTGAGTGGCATGATTGTTGACTTTTACTATTCCTATGCCACTATTTCTTCTATGAAAGTGACTaaaaaatgaagaaacagAAACGGGAATGTGATGCAAAAGGAATGAAATGCGGAATTGGCCTCGGTTACAGATGGagtgaggtctggtgcaaacaGATTGAGTCGCCCTCTGGTGATTAATGTCCTTTGCCCCCACGTCGAGCGATCACTTCAATGCTCCATGTTCCCAGCCAGTCGTCAAATGTTTACTTTCCGTTTACTTGGTCCTCTGGTAACTAACGGCGTCTCCCGATTGTGGGGGAATTCGGGGAATTTGGGCACCAGAAAAGACTGAGTGATTGggtcaatcaatcaattgaGGGGCAACGAGGGGCAACAGTGACGCCGATAATGGACGAAGCAGAGAGACAGAGGCATTTGGTCAAAGTAAATGGATGACATTGTACTGCAATTTGCCTTCTGTAGACTTGGgccgaccagaccagacggcattCCTCCCGCGTTCATgtttgtcattgtcgcccAAAAAGGAAGTTGGCCTCTTCAACTTGGAGACTTTGCCACGCAAATGGCGAATTATATCCGAGCAAAGACGTTATTTTGCCCCATCCCTTGGCTTTATTCCAATTGCCCCAGGGGAGGATGCGGTAATTGTCCGATAAACGTGGTGCACATGGATTGTGTTTTCCCGTTGCTGTTCTGCTCGGGGCGCTTTCGGCGCCGGTTGTGAGGCAGTGTATATTATATGCACAACGTAGGTCACAAACAGCACCCGGCTTTCTTTTCAAATGCTGTCATAAGTTCTTTGTACGGACATTATGGTCATTTTCAAATAATCCTCGAGCATTACGCAGAGACAATTTGTCTGGAAACACCGTCTAACAAACCCATCCTACAGCTTGGCTTGCGCACTTCTCTCCAACTCCTTCAATATATCATCCACACACGCAACCGCATCAAGT
It encodes the following:
- a CDS encoding gamma-glutamyltransferase (similar to Coccidioides immitis RS XP_001248212.1), whose product is MPLTTSSVYQNPDLFKFPSRRSVVHSTEGIVACTQPLAAKCGLDVLRAGGNAVDAAVAVAAGLNMTEPCSTGIGGDMFILFWDASSKQVKAMNGSGRAGAKSTLDAVRKGLNLPDSKRGAEIPKTSAHAVTVPGAAAGWIDAVERFGSGKVDMKRILASAIELGEKGFPVSEVAAHSWSVSEARIKEASPNFAEMLKNDPNAEGGVRAPRAGEIMKNPTLAKTFRTLAEEGKKGFYEGRIAQELVKVVQSLGGLLELEDLKHHLEVGSEPVEPISLKFQGQGAGSEDGVELWEHPPNGQGIVALMALGIIQELEKQGKIPTFRPEDFNSAPYLHAIIEALRLGFADGSWFVTDPNVTKVPVQGLISQEYLAQRAKLFDPTKAVQVHDHGDPPFVSPALSSSDTVYFTVTDSQGNAASFINSNYAGFGTSIIPKGCGFTLQNRGANFSLDADHPNKIEPRKRPYHTIIPGMVTNLRDGSLHSSFGVMGGFMQPQGHVQVLLGQLVGQLNPQQALDAPRICIGGGLPESGEGIDWTVNVEEGMPEETIEGLKKLGHQVSVVSGTGRGLFGRGQVIRYVVDPVEGTGIWSAGSDMRADGAAYPL
- a CDS encoding monothiol glutaredoxin-5 precursor (similar to Metarhizium acridum CQMa 102 XP_007809202.1), with product MFSRSVASNILRQASRPAVRAPVSFRAPISPLTPFQIRLLSDTTRSAIDKAVASAPVVLFMKGTPEMPQCGFSATVIKILGMQGVNPEKFAAFNVLEDSELREGIKEYSDWPTIPQLYVDKEFVGGCDILRTMHTNGELAKFFEDKEVLVLEGDA